A stretch of DNA from Malus sylvestris chromosome 9, drMalSylv7.2, whole genome shotgun sequence:
TTAACTAAACTACAAGCGAATCGAGCTTTATGGTTGGAAAATTCATAAAGTGCGGACAGTCTAGTACTTTGCAGTTTTGGAGTTGGAAACTTAGTACTCATGAAGCAAGTCgtaaatgttcttggttaagatcaatgatccatcacatccggaattcatgtggtctaccttcaaagacagacactccaactgtcatccatgaagataatgcagcctgtgtcgcccagatgaaggaaggattcatcaaaggcgataagactaaacacatatctccaagatttttcaatgcacatgagcttcagaaggctaaagttattgaagtcagacaaatccgttccaatgaaaatctggcagacttgttcaccaaatctctaccaaagtgtacatttcagaagttagtgtagggaatcggattacgtcgacttacaaatttgaagaatgcggaatcagggggagatacaattcagggagagcatccatgatacatgcatgttgtactctttttccttcgattaggatttttcctatcaaggttttaacgaggcaacataagcttTCTTAACGCCATATTAACAATCcgggtaaagttgtactctttttccttcgctatggttttttttttcccactgagtttttccaagcaaggttttaacgaggcaactaatgttgatatgtgggcatccaaagGGGAGTATTGTAAAAtagtgggtatgtttgcccacatgtctATAGTAACTCTTTCACAAGTTTAATAGTGTCATTTGTTTGTTTCCTATGaggttgctctataaatagagcactacatttgatcaaatgagacttggaagagaaaaacaactaatagcaataatatacattacttcctctgcaacagcttGTGTTGGTATAATATTTTGCAACTGCTTCGCTCATGTTTCtaataaaggttatctctctaaatTTTGCGTATTTATAACAGAAAATGAGTTTTCTAATGGTTTATggattttaagttggttttaCTTTATTAAATAGTCAAGTATAATTGCTAACCTTCCCAGACTTCCATCCCAAGAAGAAGAGACTGAAGGCCGCGGATCCAGACCGAGATTCTCCAACGTCAAGCACAAATCAGACGGGAAAAACGATGACGATGAAACCTGTGTTTCCGGCGTCTTCGGAGGAGGCTGCAATCCAGGCAATGTCCACTTCTCCGCCTTCTTCCCAATCTCTTCCGCCGCCTCCTCCTCCCCATTCTGCTCATCCGAATCCTTCGAGCTCGGAATCGAAAACAGCTTCTCAAATGCCTGAACCAAATACATCACCTTCCCACGCTCCGGCACACTCTTCCTCGCCTCTTCGAACAACTTGTCCCTTCTTCTCTTGATTGTCGAACAACCCAATTCACTATCCGGGTCCAAATCACCCGACCCATCTTCAATTTGAAGGTCCTGAATCCTGAAACCCTCCTCGATTGCTTCCTCCAGTTCACGCTCAGCTCTGTCGCTCTCCTTCAAACTCTCGGATTCGACATCGTCGTCGTTTCGCTTCTTAAAGAACTCTTCCTGCGACGCCTGCAGATTTTCATACGCAACGCAGAGGCACATCTTCGAATTTCCCTTCTCTTTGCACTTGCAGGCGACATTCGGGTTCTCCTTCTTCGATTTCTTCTTCGCGACTGTAAAAATGTAGAATTAGTGATTTTTACTGATATGACTTTGTACAGAGAATACAAGGATTTATACAAACAGCTGAGAACTATTATAGGTAAAAGAATCCTAATTTGATGCTAATTACATTTACTCCTAAAATCTCTGGAGCCAAATCGTTGACTATCTTCCTGATTCCTATAATCACTCATTAACAATTTTCTTcctttaacactccccctcaagttggagtgtGGATATCAATAACACCCAACTTGCCAAGGTGTGAACGGAAACAGGTGCCCGCAATGGCTTGGTAAACATGTCAGCAATTTGTTCCCCTGTTTGTACATAGGCCGTTCTAACTTCTCCCCTTTGAATTTTCTCGCGGACAGTATGACAGTCAAGCTCAATATGTTTGGTCCGCTCATGGAACACGGGATTTGCTGCAATGTACAAAGCAGCctgattatcacaaaataatctTGCTGGATTAGGATGAGTTACATGCAAGTCCCTCAACAAGTATCTTAACCATGTTAGTTCACAAGTTATTGCAGCCATGGAACGATACTCTGCTTCCGCAGATGAACGTGCTACAGTGAcctgcttcttgcttttccaggatACAAGTGAGTTCCCAAGAAAGATACAATAACCTGTGACAGAACGGCGTGTGATCGGACAACGAGCCCAATCCGCATCGCAATAACCAATCAAATTCAGTTTACTTTGTGCAGAGAGAAATAACCCTTGACCTGGAGCTTCTTTAAGATATTGGAGGAGTCGATGTGCTGCATCAAGGTGATGTCGCTTTGGCTCCTGCATAAATTGGCTTAAGGTATTGACGGCATATATGATTTCTGGCCTTGTAATTGTCAAGTAAATCAACTTCCCAATTAATCGTCGAAATCTCGTTGGATCTTTGAGAGGATCGCTACCAGTAGGCAATAATACCAAGTCAGGCTCCATTGGGACCTTTGCCGGCTTAACACCAAGTAAACCGGCCTCTTCCAGTATGTCTAGTGTGTATTTGCGCTGACAAATGGTAATGCCGGCTTTTGAACGTGCCACCTCGACTCCAAGGAAGTATTTCAAGGGTCCAAGATCTTTAATCCGGAAGCGGCTATTGAGGAATTGTTTAAGATTGTTGATTGCGGCATCATCATTCCCTGTAATAACCAAGTCGTCAACATATAGTAATATAATGGTGAGAGAACCACCAGTGACTTGAGTGAACAAAGAGTAATCAGCCCGAGATTGTGTGAACCCAATTTCGCAAATGGCAGAGTGGAATTTTTGAAACCAACTTCGGGAGGCCTGCTTGAGTCCGTACAAAGACTTATGGAGTCGACACACGAGACGCTCCCCCTGTCGACGAGAACCAGGCGGAGGCAGCATGTACACTTCTTCATGGAGATCACCATGAAGAAACGCATTCTGCACATCCATCTGATGTAAAGGCCAATTACGAACAGCAGCGACGGTCAACAAACAACGCACAGTGGTGAGCTTCGCGACCGGAGCAAAGGTTTCTTTGTAATCGATACCTTCACGTTGGGTAAAACCCTTagcaacaagacgagctttgtaacggtCTATCGTTCCATCCGATTTATATTTGATCTTGAAGACCCACTTACAACTGATCGGACGCTGACCAGGAGGCAAAGAAACCATGCTCCAAGTCTGATTTGCTTCAAGAGCTTGAAGTTCAGTGGCCATGGCTACAACCCAATGAGGGTTATGACAAGCTTGTTCATAAGTGGATGGTTCCACAAGTTGAGatacattagaaacaaaagtcCGGTAAGCAGGTGACAAATGAGCATAAGAAACGTACCGTTGGAGGGGATAGCGAGTACCGGACGTGGAGGAAGAGGCAGTAGTGGGCGTGAGCAAAGCCGCATGATAAGCCGTATAATCTTTAAAATATGCAGGTGGATGTTTAGGTCGGGTGGACTGCCGAAGTGGAGGGGGTGGAGGTGGCGGTGAGGATGAAGGTGGGGAGGGATTGAAGTGATCAGTGGGTGATGATTGAAGTGGTGGAGTGAGGTTAGGTGAGGAAGGGGAAGCATCAGGAATGGGGGAATCAGGGGCGTGTGGAAGATGGTTTATGGGGTTGTGGTCCTGATAAGTTGCAGGGTGGAGAGTAGGTGGGTCCGTAGGTGGGGCTGAAGGTGGGAAAATGGGAAGGTTGGAAAATTGGGCATCTGGTAGGATAGGAAGTACAGGGAGATCATTTTGATGTTCTGGTGGGGAGTGTGCAAAGGGAAAAATATGCTCATGAAAATGAACATCTCGAGAGGTAAAAAATTGCTTGGTTGCAAGGTCATAGACACGATAACCTTTTTGTCCTAGGGGATAGCCAAGGAAAATGCATCGTCGTGCACGTGCATCAAATTTGTGTGTGGGAAGAAGATTTGTGGCATAACAAAGGCATCCAAAAACTCGTAGATGGGAATAATTGGGTTGTTGACCATGTAAACGTTCATAGGGAGATTGGTGGCATAATAATGGTGTGGGAAGTCGATTGATGAGGTAACAAGCGGTTTGGATACTTTCCCCCCAAAATTTTAGTGGTAAATTGGCTTGAAAACGGAGGGCACGTCCAATATTTAAAAGATGCCGATGTTTACGTTCAACAACTCCGTTTTGTTGAGGGGTATGTGTACAAGAATGTTGGAAGATGGTTCCATTTGTTTCCAAAAAATTGTGCATGGATAGAAACTCACCACCATTGTCGGCGCGTAAGAttttaatgtcataatgaaattgagttttgacccaagaaaaaaatgattttatcAAGGATTGTGTATCAGACTTGAAACGCATAAGATGCACCCATGTAAATCGAGTAAAATCATCTACAATGGTTAAAAAATAACGTGCCCCTGAATGTGTATGAATTTTGTGAGGCCCCCAAATATCACAATGAATTAAGTCAAAAGGTGCAATAGATTTAATTGAACTTGAAGGAAAAGACAATCTAGTTTGTTTTGCCAAATGGCAAATTTCACACATGTGTTTGGACTCAAACATTATTTCTGGAACACTTGTTGACAAGGAATGTAAAGGTACATATGAAGGGTGTCCTAGGCGTTGGTGCCATAGGTCAGTAGTGTGGCGAACATGGTTGGCTAGATGCGGGTTTTGGCTTGGTGTAAGATAATAGAGCCCATCAAAAAATCCGAGCTTGTTCTTTGCGCTGAGAGCAATGCGCATAGAACGGCTCCATTGTCCATAGTTGTGTCCGTCAAGGGGTTTTGAGACTAAAACAAGACCCGGTGAATCCGAGTGGTGAAGGGTGAGAGGATCAGATGCATTTGGCATCACGTCTGTTGGTTTCTCGTCACCCATGTAAGCTGTTTGCAGGGAAGATTGACTGTGTTTGTAGCGGAAGGTGAATGAGCCTCTAGAGTCACCAGGATcggtgctctgataccatgtaaaaaTGTAGAATTAGTGATTTTTACTGATATGACTTTGTACAGAGAATACAAGGATTTATACAAACAGCTGAGAACTATTATAGGTAAAAGAATCCTAATTTGATGCTAATTACATTTACTCCTAAAATCTCTGGAGCCAAATCGTTGACTATCTTCCTGATTCCTATAATCACTCATTAACAATTTTCTTCCTTTAACAGCGACGACGAGCTTCCTCTCCCGGATCTTGTTCCCTGGCGAACGAACAACCGGGTTTGCGTTCTTGGACTCCGATTTGTGGGACTTCGCTGCCGATTTCGACGCAGGTGAAGCGGTGGGTTTCGGTGCAGGGGAAACATTGGAGTTCGAATTCTCAGTGTATCTCGAGTTGTCGTGCTTCTTGGATCGAGACCCATGTTGGTTTTTCACAGGAGTCACCGCTTCGGCGTTCGAATTCTCAGTGTATCTCAGTGTTCTTTAGGAAGCTACTCTGTTCATTTTGTGTACAGTTGTAGAATTTTGGTTCAGTTAAGTTCATTAAGgattttcaaactttttggaGGTGTAATTTTCTGTGATTTGATTATTTCGAGTGTGTACTTATCTGTGATTTTCTGTAATTCTTTGCGatttgcttgttcttttgatgtttGTGAGCAGGTTGAGCTTCCTCCATGGACTGACATCGTTAAGACCGCAAGATTCGAGGAGTTGGCTCCTTATGATCCTGACTGGTACCATGTCAGAGTTGGCTCCTTATGATCACGAAGTTCTCTCAATGGCAGGGGAATCGAGGTGTGGTTCTAGTTCTTGAGTTTTATATGATCGAACTAATATAGTTTTACAATAACTAGTTTCGCCTTTCTGtaatataaacaaaaggagTTGCGGAGAATGACAATAACAAATGTATGCGTGAGAATTTtatagtcaaactgttaagagCAGTTGCCCTTACATGATTACATCCAAAGATGCGCATTAGAACAAGACGCGCATTAGAATGATCATGAATATATTAAAATTGCTCAACAAGTTATTGTACACGTTTGTATGTGCACGTAAGATGTCTCGATCACTTGGTGCATCATTTTGAGGGACGCTTCTTCCTATATAACGTAAGAGCCCGGTATCGAGGTTGTGTAAGTAGACATCCTTAGGCATACCAATAAACTCAGGATCATCCATCTGATTAAAGCTAATCTCCTTCACACGGCCATCTTCCTGCGGCACATGTATCTCCAATACAAAATTGAGTAGATTGGTAACCCACTCGGTAATATCAACTGCATTGCCATTTGCCGTAAAAAGAGCACATCTCCA
This window harbors:
- the LOC126582720 gene encoding microtubule-destabilizing protein 60-like produces the protein MCLCVAYENLQASQEEFFKKRNDDDVESESLKESDRAERELEEAIEEGFRIQDLQIEDGSGDLDPDSELGCSTIKRRRDKLFEEARKSVPERGKVMYLVQAFEKLFSIPSSKDSDEQNGEEEAAEEIGKKAEKWTLPGLQPPPKTPETQVSSSSFFPSDLCLTLENLGLDPRPSVSSSWDGSLGRLAIILDYLIK